One Lacticaseibacillus rhamnosus genomic window carries:
- a CDS encoding DeoR/GlpR family DNA-binding transcription regulator, which yields MMVKNSMVNVQARRGKILKAVDQGEPVVVEQLARQFDVSITTLRRDLKALAEMGQVHWHHGLVEKANVATPANHASRSGIELLKDTIAAAVPSYIVKNSTLFVNSSSLCWRAINQLATMPLTIITNNIRATECVRHPETSIILTGGEIRYPKESLVGTVAVQILETMQSDFTLIGCDGISEKGGVTTQNIFEAQVNATMIRRTKQKVICVADYRKVGVTSNYHVADLAAVDVLITDNFANEKAVRDLRRQGIDVVQVAN from the coding sequence ATGATGGTGAAAAACTCGATGGTGAATGTTCAAGCACGGCGGGGGAAGATCCTAAAAGCGGTGGATCAAGGCGAGCCGGTGGTGGTAGAACAATTGGCCCGGCAGTTTGACGTTTCGATTACCACTTTGCGCCGCGACTTGAAAGCTTTGGCGGAAATGGGGCAGGTTCACTGGCATCACGGGCTGGTTGAAAAGGCTAACGTTGCAACGCCCGCCAATCATGCCTCGCGTTCCGGCATTGAACTGTTGAAGGATACGATTGCGGCTGCGGTCCCGAGCTATATTGTCAAAAACAGTACGTTATTCGTGAATTCCAGTTCGCTGTGCTGGCGGGCGATTAATCAATTGGCAACGATGCCTTTGACGATCATCACCAATAATATCCGAGCCACCGAATGTGTCCGCCATCCGGAAACTTCAATCATCCTGACCGGTGGCGAAATTCGCTACCCTAAAGAGTCGTTGGTGGGGACGGTTGCGGTTCAGATTCTTGAGACGATGCAGTCGGATTTCACGTTGATCGGCTGCGATGGTATCAGTGAAAAAGGCGGCGTCACGACTCAGAATATTTTTGAGGCTCAGGTGAATGCCACCATGATCAGGCGGACGAAACAGAAAGTGATTTGCGTGGCTGATTATCGCAAGGTCGGGGTTACCAGCAATTATCATGTTGCGGATTTGGCTGCGGTCGATGTGTTGATCACGGATAATTTTGCCAATGAAAAAGCAGTGCGTGACTTGCGCCGTCAAGGAATTGATGTTGTGCAGGTTGCTAATTAA
- a CDS encoding type II toxin-antitoxin system Phd/YefM family antitoxin produces the protein MEATNYSDFRRNLKHYMSQVNEDAEPLLVTAKDDDDNVVVMSKHDFDAIEETLYLLSNPKLMAKIKRGDAQIAAGKAKQHELLTDFDHD, from the coding sequence ATGGAAGCAACGAATTATAGTGATTTCCGCCGCAACCTTAAGCATTATATGAGTCAAGTCAACGAAGACGCCGAACCGCTACTGGTTACCGCTAAAGATGATGATGACAATGTGGTGGTTATGAGCAAGCACGATTTTGACGCCATCGAAGAAACCCTGTATTTACTCAGCAATCCCAAGCTGATGGCCAAAATCAAACGTGGTGATGCCCAAATTGCCGCTGGAAAGGCTAAACAGCACGAGTTGTTAACGGACTTCGATCATGATTAA
- a CDS encoding PTS ascorbate transporter subunit IIC, whose product MQQILDFLVSVWDYFAANILTQPAYMIGFIVLLGYILERKPLYESIAGFLKAVIGYMILMVGSGGLVNSFRPILTGLKDRFNLTATVIDPYFGQNAVTEGLDKTFGRTFGDVMLLLLFAFVFNILLVRFQKWTKLRAVFTTGNVQVQQAATAFWILLFCFPQMGRIEVLLVMGVVLGLYWAVGSNMTVRYTQDLTDGGGFAVAHQQMFGIAFVSWLADKFKAHEVKAKKKARRLEDIELPGFLKIFNENMVATGILMLFFFGIIMLILGRDYFIGVFTASKGASGLAPNGSFLFYIMTTSLGFAVNLTILQLGVRTFVGELTESFTGISDRLLPGSVPGIDVAATFAFGEPNAVTIGFLFGALGQFLAIGALLLFHSPTIIIAGFIPLFFDNAAFGVFANRRAGAKAAMILPFFSGLIQVFGAALIATWIGLSKFGGYLGMFDWDTVWPFFTVLMKILGIAGIVVVVFILVLIPQLEYRHDPKNYFLMVTDYEQYKENVAKKKEAQ is encoded by the coding sequence ATGCAGCAAATTCTAGATTTCTTAGTGAGCGTATGGGATTATTTTGCGGCAAATATTTTGACGCAACCTGCTTACATGATTGGGTTTATCGTCTTACTCGGGTACATCTTGGAACGTAAGCCATTATACGAATCCATCGCCGGCTTCCTTAAAGCGGTGATTGGCTACATGATCTTAATGGTTGGGTCTGGCGGCTTGGTCAACAGCTTCCGACCAATTCTGACCGGGTTAAAAGATCGGTTCAACTTAACGGCGACGGTGATTGACCCGTACTTCGGGCAAAACGCCGTGACAGAAGGGTTGGACAAGACATTTGGCCGAACTTTTGGCGATGTCATGTTGTTACTATTGTTTGCGTTTGTTTTCAATATTTTACTGGTACGGTTCCAGAAATGGACGAAACTGCGCGCGGTGTTTACGACAGGTAATGTGCAGGTGCAACAAGCAGCCACGGCGTTTTGGATTCTGCTGTTTTGTTTCCCGCAAATGGGCCGGATCGAAGTTTTACTCGTGATGGGCGTTGTCTTGGGACTTTACTGGGCGGTTGGTTCGAACATGACCGTGCGTTATACCCAGGATTTGACCGATGGCGGCGGGTTTGCGGTCGCGCATCAACAAATGTTCGGGATTGCCTTCGTATCGTGGCTGGCAGACAAGTTTAAGGCGCATGAAGTGAAGGCCAAGAAAAAGGCGCGGCGGCTGGAAGACATCGAACTTCCCGGCTTTCTCAAGATCTTTAATGAAAACATGGTTGCCACCGGGATCCTGATGCTATTTTTCTTCGGCATTATTATGTTGATTCTTGGCCGGGATTATTTTATCGGCGTGTTTACGGCTTCAAAAGGGGCTTCTGGTTTGGCGCCAAATGGCAGTTTCCTGTTTTATATCATGACCACATCGCTTGGATTTGCGGTTAACCTCACGATTCTGCAACTCGGGGTTCGGACCTTCGTTGGTGAACTGACGGAAAGCTTTACCGGCATTTCCGACCGGCTGTTGCCAGGTTCGGTTCCGGGGATTGACGTGGCTGCGACCTTCGCATTTGGCGAACCCAACGCCGTCACAATCGGGTTTTTGTTTGGGGCATTAGGCCAGTTTCTCGCAATCGGCGCCTTGCTCCTGTTCCATTCGCCAACGATTATCATTGCCGGCTTTATCCCGCTCTTCTTTGATAATGCAGCCTTTGGGGTCTTTGCTAACCGGCGAGCCGGGGCAAAGGCGGCGATGATCCTGCCATTCTTCAGCGGTCTGATCCAAGTCTTTGGCGCAGCGCTCATTGCCACCTGGATCGGGTTATCGAAGTTTGGCGGCTACCTCGGCATGTTCGACTGGGATACCGTATGGCCATTCTTCACGGTCTTGATGAAGATCTTGGGCATTGCCGGCATCGTGGTGGTTGTCTTTATCCTCGTCTTGATTCCCCAACTCGAATATCGGCATGATCCGAAAAACTACTTCTTAATGGTCACGGATTACGAGCAATATAAGGAAAATGTCGCAAAGAAAAAAGAAGCTCAGTAG
- a CDS encoding 3-keto-L-gulonate-6-phosphate decarboxylase UlaD — protein MAKPNLQVALDNNTLESALGDIRAVGNIVDIVEAGTILILQEGTIAVRALRALFPDKVLIADTKCADAGSTVAKNMADAGADWMTCICSATIPTIQAAQKQVKEIQIELYGNWTKEDAQSWLDIGVTQAIYHQSRDALLSGGSWGEKDLAKVKMLVDMGFRVSVTGGLSVDTLKLFAGVDVYTFIAGRAITQAPDPAKAATDFQNEIIRIWGK, from the coding sequence TTGGCTAAACCAAATTTACAGGTGGCTTTGGATAACAATACGTTGGAAAGTGCGTTAGGCGATATTCGCGCAGTTGGCAACATTGTCGACATTGTGGAAGCGGGCACCATTTTGATCTTGCAGGAAGGAACGATTGCGGTACGTGCGTTGCGGGCGTTGTTCCCGGATAAAGTGTTGATTGCCGATACGAAATGTGCCGATGCCGGATCGACTGTGGCCAAAAACATGGCGGATGCGGGTGCTGATTGGATGACGTGTATCTGTTCCGCAACAATTCCAACGATTCAGGCGGCCCAGAAGCAGGTTAAAGAAATTCAGATCGAATTATATGGCAACTGGACCAAAGAAGATGCTCAATCCTGGTTGGACATTGGCGTCACTCAGGCAATTTATCACCAAAGCCGCGACGCCTTGCTTTCCGGTGGCTCATGGGGTGAAAAGGATCTTGCTAAGGTGAAAATGTTGGTTGATATGGGCTTTCGGGTTTCCGTAACCGGTGGCTTGAGCGTGGACACGTTGAAGTTATTTGCAGGTGTCGATGTTTATACGTTCATTGCAGGCCGGGCGATCACTCAGGCACCTGATCCAGCCAAAGCGGCTACAGATTTCCAGAATGAAATTATTCGTATCTGGGGTAAGTAA
- a CDS encoding L-ribulose-5-phosphate 4-epimerase, with protein MLEKLKQEVYAANMQLPKLDLVTFTWGNVSGIDREQGLFVIKPSGVDYEDLTPDDMVVVNLQGEVVEGQLNPSSDTPTHTVLYNAFPDIGGIVHTHSPWAVAFASAHMDIPNLNTTAADTFYGDVPISEALTQQEIEEAYEENTGKVIVKTFKDRGIDHNAVPAVLVSQHGPFSWGATPAKAVYNAKVLEVIAEMDYHALTLTHQDVHLPQYLLDKHYYRKHGANAYYGQDGAKSMSHATKA; from the coding sequence ATGTTAGAAAAATTGAAGCAAGAAGTTTATGCCGCTAATATGCAGTTACCAAAGTTGGATCTGGTTACCTTTACTTGGGGGAACGTCTCAGGAATTGACCGCGAGCAAGGCTTGTTTGTCATCAAGCCTTCCGGGGTCGATTACGAGGACTTAACACCTGATGACATGGTGGTGGTGAATCTTCAAGGCGAAGTTGTCGAAGGCCAGTTGAATCCTTCAAGCGACACGCCAACCCACACCGTTTTGTACAATGCCTTTCCTGACATTGGCGGAATTGTCCATACCCATTCACCGTGGGCCGTTGCATTTGCTTCGGCGCACATGGATATTCCGAATTTGAATACCACCGCGGCGGATACGTTTTATGGTGATGTGCCCATTTCGGAAGCCTTGACCCAACAAGAGATTGAAGAAGCTTACGAGGAAAATACAGGCAAGGTTATCGTCAAAACTTTCAAGGATCGCGGCATTGATCACAACGCGGTCCCCGCTGTTTTAGTCAGCCAGCATGGGCCATTCAGCTGGGGCGCGACTCCTGCAAAGGCGGTTTATAATGCCAAAGTTTTGGAAGTGATCGCCGAAATGGATTATCATGCATTGACTTTGACGCATCAGGATGTGCACTTGCCGCAGTATTTATTGGATAAACATTATTATCGGAAGCATGGGGCCAATGCGTATTACGGTCAGGACGGAGCAAAGTCGATGAGCCATGCGACAAAAGCGTGA
- a CDS encoding PTS sugar transporter subunit IIA yields MLLKDFLGKDLVDIRPEPAKDWQDALQQAAGKLIEHQYILPGYVDEIIGNVEKNGPYIVIVPGVAMPHAMAESENVLGTAIGFAKFPAPVVFDPADPEKQAQLFFTLAAKDPEQHLQNIGDLSDLLMTEGLIDQLLAVNSVDDFKAIVDAGS; encoded by the coding sequence ATGTTACTGAAAGACTTTTTGGGCAAGGATTTGGTCGATATTCGGCCCGAACCGGCAAAAGATTGGCAAGATGCCTTGCAACAAGCAGCCGGTAAACTGATTGAACATCAATACATTTTACCGGGTTATGTGGATGAAATTATCGGCAATGTTGAGAAAAACGGACCGTATATCGTGATTGTGCCTGGCGTTGCGATGCCGCATGCGATGGCAGAAAGTGAAAATGTTTTGGGGACGGCGATCGGGTTTGCCAAATTCCCGGCGCCAGTTGTTTTCGATCCGGCTGATCCGGAAAAACAGGCGCAATTGTTCTTTACCTTAGCAGCAAAGGATCCGGAGCAGCATTTGCAAAATATTGGAGATCTTTCCGACTTGTTAATGACGGAAGGATTGATTGACCAATTGTTGGCCGTCAATAGCGTTGATGATTTTAAGGCGATTGTTGACGCGGGGAGCTGA
- a CDS encoding PTS sugar transporter subunit IIB codes for MKILVSCANGSGTSLMMMRSVQKAFKRLNLPITQIEHTNLAEGKSTAKQYDMVFTTTNFVDMFKDAKEKGVQVIGVKNVMRDKEVEQRVREDTDLVK; via the coding sequence ATGAAAATCTTAGTATCGTGTGCAAATGGTTCAGGGACCAGTCTGATGATGATGCGTAGTGTGCAGAAAGCCTTTAAGCGGTTGAATCTGCCAATTACCCAAATTGAACACACCAACTTGGCAGAAGGTAAAAGCACGGCTAAACAATATGACATGGTCTTCACCACCACAAACTTTGTCGATATGTTCAAAGATGCCAAGGAAAAAGGCGTTCAGGTGATTGGCGTTAAGAATGTGATGAGAGATAAAGAAGTTGAACAACGAGTGCGTGAAGATACGGATTTAGTGAAATAG
- a CDS encoding Txe/YoeB family addiction module toxin, which yields MIKTWTDDAWADYMYWHDQNDKRTIKRINQLIQAIDRDPYKGIGKPEPLRYALTGKWSRRIDQENRIIYSIEKNHINIFACRTHYS from the coding sequence ATGATTAAAACCTGGACCGATGATGCTTGGGCGGACTACATGTATTGGCATGATCAAAACGACAAGCGGACAATCAAACGAATTAATCAACTCATTCAAGCCATTGACCGTGACCCTTATAAAGGCATCGGAAAACCTGAGCCACTTAGATATGCGCTAACCGGAAAATGGTCACGTCGGATTGATCAGGAAAATCGCATCATCTACAGCATTGAAAAGAACCACATTAATATTTTCGCCTGCCGCACTCACTACAGTTAA
- a CDS encoding L-ribulose-5-phosphate 3-epimerase: MISLGIYEKALPRTESWVERLKMVRDLGFNFLELSVDESVERLARLDWTAAKRAKVRDACWQTGVRIHTLMLSGHRRFPLGSADPAIREKSLTMLCKAIDLASDLGVRNVQLAGYDVYYEPKTLASREYFIENLKRGVAYAAAKEVMLAIETMDDPFLNSLSKIKTIKDEIPSPWLQAYPDLGNLSAWPENNVGRELELGIANIVSVHLKDTQAVTAKSKGQFRDVPFGAGVVDFAGCLRTLKRLDYSGAFTIEMWTEKAADPIQEVKQAKDFFDPLFVQAGFVQEPVAKTNVPS; the protein is encoded by the coding sequence GTGATTTCACTAGGAATTTACGAAAAAGCACTGCCCAGGACCGAATCTTGGGTTGAACGGTTGAAAATGGTTCGGGATTTGGGTTTCAACTTTTTGGAGTTATCGGTTGATGAAAGTGTCGAACGGTTGGCCCGGTTGGATTGGACGGCAGCGAAACGGGCGAAGGTGCGTGATGCTTGTTGGCAAACAGGGGTGCGGATCCATACATTGATGTTAAGCGGCCATCGTCGGTTTCCATTAGGCTCGGCAGACCCGGCGATCCGTGAAAAAAGTCTGACGATGTTATGTAAGGCGATTGATTTGGCTAGTGATCTGGGCGTTCGCAATGTTCAACTAGCCGGTTATGACGTTTACTATGAGCCGAAAACCTTAGCTTCACGAGAATATTTTATCGAGAACCTGAAGCGCGGTGTGGCCTATGCCGCGGCTAAAGAAGTGATGCTGGCAATTGAGACGATGGACGATCCGTTTTTGAATTCACTTTCCAAAATTAAGACGATTAAAGATGAGATTCCGAGTCCGTGGTTGCAAGCGTATCCGGATCTTGGCAACTTGTCAGCCTGGCCGGAAAACAATGTCGGTCGCGAGCTTGAACTGGGGATTGCAAACATCGTCTCGGTTCATTTGAAGGATACCCAAGCGGTGACGGCAAAAAGCAAAGGGCAATTCCGCGATGTCCCGTTTGGCGCTGGCGTGGTGGACTTTGCCGGTTGTCTGCGAACGCTAAAACGCCTTGATTACAGCGGCGCCTTTACGATCGAGATGTGGACGGAAAAGGCCGCTGATCCAATCCAAGAAGTGAAGCAGGCCAAGGACTTTTTCGATCCGCTGTTTGTGCAGGCTGGTTTTGTTCAGGAGCCGGTGGCAAAAACCAATGTCCCATCATGA
- the ulaG gene encoding L-ascorbate 6-phosphate lactonase, which produces MADKTINNVTREDWILNTFPEWGTWLNEEIADKQVKPGTFSMWWLGCTGIWLKTAEATNILVDMWCGTGKRSHGSGMMRKGHQMMRMSGVQQMQPNLRNQPFVIDPFAIKNVDALFVSHIHSDHLDINTAAAVNANCPDAKFYGPEKVCEIWQGWGVPAEKTVVVKPGDVVTIGETKVKVLESFDRTALVTEDDPNVQLAGKLPQDMNKIAVNYLFETTGGNLYHAADSHYSNLFAKHGNENKIDVALGAYGENPRGITDKVTSIDILRMAESLKTKVVIPVHYDIWTNFMADPKEIEALWKMRKDRLQYKFKPFIWQVGGEFTFPDDKDRMEFMYDRGFHDTFSVPNDTPFPAFL; this is translated from the coding sequence ATGGCAGATAAGACGATCAATAACGTGACGCGTGAAGACTGGATTCTTAACACTTTTCCAGAATGGGGTACTTGGTTGAATGAAGAAATCGCGGATAAACAGGTCAAACCAGGGACTTTTTCAATGTGGTGGCTGGGATGTACCGGCATCTGGTTGAAGACGGCAGAAGCAACCAACATTTTAGTTGATATGTGGTGCGGCACTGGTAAGCGGTCACATGGTAGCGGGATGATGCGCAAAGGTCACCAGATGATGCGGATGAGCGGGGTACAGCAGATGCAGCCAAACCTGCGCAACCAGCCATTTGTGATTGACCCATTTGCCATTAAGAATGTGGACGCATTGTTTGTGAGTCATATTCATAGCGATCATCTCGACATCAACACGGCGGCAGCAGTTAATGCCAATTGCCCGGATGCAAAATTCTATGGGCCGGAAAAAGTTTGTGAAATTTGGCAAGGCTGGGGCGTTCCGGCTGAAAAGACGGTGGTTGTCAAACCGGGGGATGTTGTGACAATTGGCGAAACCAAGGTCAAAGTGCTTGAAAGTTTTGATCGGACCGCATTAGTGACCGAAGACGATCCGAATGTTCAGCTTGCGGGTAAACTGCCGCAAGATATGAACAAGATTGCCGTCAACTATCTGTTTGAAACCACGGGCGGAAATTTATACCACGCCGCAGATTCGCATTACTCCAACCTATTTGCCAAGCATGGTAACGAAAACAAAATTGACGTTGCGTTAGGGGCATACGGCGAAAATCCCCGTGGCATTACCGACAAAGTAACTTCAATTGACATTTTACGCATGGCTGAATCACTGAAGACAAAAGTCGTTATTCCGGTTCATTACGATATCTGGACAAACTTTATGGCTGACCCGAAGGAAATCGAAGCGCTATGGAAAATGCGGAAAGACCGGCTGCAATACAAGTTCAAGCCGTTTATCTGGCAAGTCGGCGGTGAATTCACTTTTCCGGATGACAAGGATCGGATGGAATTCATGTATGACCGCGGTTTCCACGATACATTCTCGGTACCAAACGATACGCCATTCCCGGCATTTCTATAA
- a CDS encoding Cof-type HAD-IIB family hydrolase, translating to MLKAIALDMDNTLLNSNKEISVTNRDVLRYLNRKGIRVILCSGRPFATLKPFLDELHVTKNDDVCVCFNGGLVRLVRDHTVIKANTLSKEQIKPVYDLVKENGFKLDIVAEDEVYSLTEFGKSSYQTMIPKQMPFIDTTFSKVPAKLPIFKVVVAGEPAMIDAASDAAQSLKQLTVTRSRRTLLEILPPNVNKMNGLKAALNFYRIPREQLAAFGDEENDKDMLEYAGIGVAMGNAIPEIKQIADITVGSNDDDGVANYLIDYFQISPTAIRL from the coding sequence ATGCTCAAAGCCATTGCACTTGATATGGACAACACGTTACTGAACAGCAATAAAGAAATCAGTGTCACCAATCGCGACGTGCTTCGTTACCTGAATCGCAAAGGCATTCGCGTTATTCTTTGTTCGGGACGCCCTTTTGCCACGCTGAAGCCCTTCTTGGACGAATTGCATGTGACCAAAAATGATGATGTGTGCGTCTGCTTCAACGGCGGTTTGGTTCGCCTAGTTCGTGATCACACCGTCATTAAGGCAAACACCTTGAGCAAGGAACAGATCAAGCCGGTGTATGACCTCGTTAAGGAAAACGGGTTTAAGCTCGATATTGTTGCCGAAGATGAAGTGTATTCACTCACCGAATTTGGTAAATCAAGCTATCAGACGATGATTCCTAAGCAGATGCCGTTTATCGATACCACGTTCAGTAAAGTGCCGGCCAAGCTTCCGATTTTCAAAGTCGTGGTTGCAGGCGAGCCTGCCATGATTGATGCCGCATCAGACGCTGCCCAGTCACTCAAGCAGCTGACCGTCACGCGATCCCGGCGCACGCTGCTTGAAATCCTGCCGCCAAATGTCAATAAGATGAACGGTTTAAAAGCCGCACTCAACTTTTACCGCATCCCGCGCGAACAACTGGCCGCGTTTGGCGATGAGGAAAATGACAAAGACATGCTGGAGTATGCCGGCATCGGGGTGGCCATGGGTAACGCGATTCCTGAAATCAAACAAATTGCGGACATTACCGTGGGCTCAAATGATGATGACGGGGTTGCTAACTATTTAATCGATTACTTCCAGATCAGCCCCACTGCCATTCGCCTATAG